A stretch of the Clostridium fungisolvens genome encodes the following:
- a CDS encoding TFIIB-type zinc ribbon-containing protein: MRCLVCKTNELEEQYLENGLRVYTCKECEGKWMRFGDYFTWHNSNKNQSETVTEDKYISVKDSTNPKFCPDCETILTPYKVSSKLSFMLEHCGSCNGIWFDKNEWESIKSIDLHHKIQNFFTEAWQKKIREDESREFLEKHYTNKFGAEDYERLKQTKKWIDESENKSMLLAYLMNENPYKL; the protein is encoded by the coding sequence ATGAGATGCTTAGTATGTAAAACAAACGAATTAGAAGAGCAGTATTTAGAAAATGGTTTAAGGGTTTATACTTGTAAGGAGTGTGAAGGGAAATGGATGCGCTTTGGAGACTATTTCACCTGGCACAATAGCAATAAAAATCAGAGTGAAACTGTAACAGAGGATAAATACATATCTGTTAAAGATTCCACAAATCCTAAGTTTTGTCCTGATTGTGAAACTATACTTACTCCGTATAAAGTATCAAGTAAACTTAGTTTTATGCTAGAGCATTGTGGTTCCTGTAATGGAATCTGGTTTGATAAGAATGAATGGGAGTCAATTAAGAGCATTGATTTACATCATAAAATTCAAAACTTTTTTACTGAAGCATGGCAAAAAAAGATTAGAGAAGATGAAAGTAGAGAATTCTTAGAAAAGCATTATACAAATAAGTTTGGTGCTGAGGATTATGAAAGACTAAAGCAGACAAAAAAATGGATAGATGAAAGTGAAAATAAATCTATGTTATTAGCTTATCTGATGAATGAAAATCCTTATAAGCTATAA
- a CDS encoding MFS transporter: MEKVREEMKNKNFIIVVIGQIISLFGNSIQRFCMSLYILNLTGSAGIFSTILAISTIPYILFAPIAGFLADTVNRKKIMIYLDFISTALMGVYSIIILSGKDNTIIVAVVMFMLSTIYTLYSPSVTSSIPQIVEKESLASANGVIQQVGYVVNLAGPIVAGLLYSFLGMKMVVILNSVSFLVAAILELFLDIPDLEVKERFKNPLIQSIGEMKKSFMYLKEKKKIVLGIIFSYALTNIFVVPVLSVVSPYFINVKLSMPSSIYGYIEAIFVLGMIIGGMLITLKPNLFKINILHKTMYPMILAMFIMAVSTVISGENKFVTLGLYSIGGLGIMLSLALSNIISLTYIQQEVREDMLGKVSAFSTAVATASVAPGQIIYGQLIDFNLGMFNILILTFIFSIAVVWYIKWNVRRV, encoded by the coding sequence ATTGAAAAGGTAAGAGAAGAAATGAAAAATAAAAACTTTATTATAGTAGTTATTGGACAAATAATTTCTTTGTTTGGAAATTCTATTCAAAGATTTTGTATGTCGCTATATATATTAAATTTAACAGGAAGTGCCGGGATATTTTCAACAATACTAGCAATTTCAACTATTCCATATATACTGTTCGCACCAATTGCGGGTTTTTTAGCAGACACGGTAAACAGGAAAAAGATCATGATTTATCTTGATTTCATTAGTACAGCGTTAATGGGAGTATATTCAATCATAATATTAAGTGGTAAGGATAATACCATAATAGTAGCGGTTGTAATGTTTATGCTTTCTACAATTTATACTTTATATAGTCCTTCTGTCACATCCAGTATTCCACAAATTGTTGAGAAAGAAAGCTTAGCTTCTGCCAATGGAGTAATTCAGCAGGTTGGGTATGTAGTTAATTTAGCTGGACCAATAGTTGCGGGACTGTTATATAGTTTTTTGGGAATGAAAATGGTAGTGATATTAAACTCAGTTAGTTTCCTTGTTGCAGCAATACTAGAGCTGTTTCTAGATATTCCTGATTTAGAAGTAAAAGAAAGGTTTAAAAATCCTCTGATACAATCTATTGGCGAAATGAAAAAGAGCTTTATGTATTTGAAAGAAAAAAAGAAGATAGTATTAGGAATTATATTTTCATATGCACTCACTAATATCTTTGTAGTTCCGGTGTTAAGTGTTGTGTCTCCATACTTTATTAACGTAAAACTAAGTATGCCTTCAAGCATTTATGGATATATTGAAGCAATATTTGTTTTAGGAATGATAATAGGAGGTATGCTAATTACCTTGAAACCTAACTTGTTTAAAATAAATATATTACATAAAACAATGTATCCAATGATACTAGCTATGTTTATTATGGCAGTCTCTACTGTTATAAGTGGAGAAAACAAGTTTGTAACACTAGGGCTTTATTCCATAGGAGGTCTTGGAATAATGCTGTCACTAGCATTATCTAATATTATTTCCTTAACATATATCCAACAAGAAGTGAGAGAAGATATGCTAGGGAAAGTTAGTGCTTTTTCTACAGCAGTTGCTACCGCAAGTGTTGCCCCTGGGCAGATAATATATGGACAATTAATTGATTTTAATTTAGGTATGTTCAATATACTGATACTGACTTTTATATTTAGCATTGCAGTAGTGTGGTATATAAAATGGAATGTTAGAAGAGTTTAA
- a CDS encoding energy-coupling factor ABC transporter ATP-binding protein, which translates to MSEYILETKNLSFKYQDGTKALNNINLKIEKGKKISFLGVNGSGKSTLFLNFNGVLKPTEGKLIYDKKEVKYNRNSLMELRKNVGIVFQDPENQLFSANVYQEVSFGAMNLKLDTVEVKSRVDKALKNVELYSYKDKAVHFLSYGQKKRVSIADILVMEPEIIVFDEPTSSLDPKHSKQIVKIFDELNERGITVILSTHDVELAYTWSDYIFVMKDGEIVKEGNPTEIFSDDNLIDECYLEKPMIFEIYQNLCKTGQVNSTEDIPRNKQELYKLISSIGQK; encoded by the coding sequence GTGAGTGAATACATACTTGAAACTAAAAATTTAAGCTTTAAATATCAGGATGGGACTAAGGCTTTGAATAATATAAATTTAAAAATAGAAAAAGGAAAGAAAATATCTTTTCTAGGTGTCAATGGTTCAGGTAAGTCCACATTGTTTTTGAATTTTAATGGTGTATTAAAGCCCACGGAAGGAAAGTTAATATACGACAAAAAAGAGGTTAAATATAACAGAAATTCCTTGATGGAACTAAGAAAAAATGTAGGAATTGTGTTTCAAGATCCTGAGAATCAACTTTTTTCAGCAAATGTATATCAAGAAGTTTCCTTTGGCGCTATGAACTTAAAACTTGATACAGTAGAAGTAAAGAGTAGAGTGGATAAAGCTCTAAAAAATGTTGAGCTGTATAGTTATAAGGATAAGGCTGTTCATTTTCTAAGCTATGGGCAGAAAAAAAGGGTATCCATTGCAGATATACTTGTGATGGAGCCAGAAATAATAGTTTTTGATGAACCAACTTCAAGCCTTGACCCTAAACATTCAAAACAGATTGTGAAAATATTTGATGAATTAAACGAAAGAGGAATAACAGTTATTTTATCTACTCATGATGTGGAACTTGCATATACTTGGTCAGATTATATTTTTGTAATGAAGGATGGAGAGATAGTCAAAGAAGGCAATCCAACTGAGATTTTCTCAGATGATAATTTAATTGATGAATGTTATTTGGAAAAGCCAATGATTTTCGAAATTTATCAAAATTTATGCAA
- the cbiQ gene encoding cobalt ECF transporter T component CbiQ, whose amino-acid sequence MFSIDKLAYISELRRVNPTEKFIFAIFTMFICIALNSTVISVIVLLLMSGITVFKGKIPLGTYVKLMSLPLSFLIVGIITIAINIVHSADNLIFGFNILNIKLGCTSESFETATSLFFKSLASVSCLYFLTLSTPLFEVLSVLKKLRVPKLFVELMGLIYRFIFVLLDTVNMIYTSQNSRLGYSTLRLSYNSLAKLISSLFISSYKRSQDIYTAMESRCYDGDIDLLEENYPSLFKNILLIAFTEAALLIIAFSEYLIRGKI is encoded by the coding sequence ATGTTTTCGATTGATAAATTAGCATATATATCTGAACTAAGAAGGGTAAATCCAACGGAAAAATTTATTTTTGCTATCTTTACTATGTTTATTTGTATTGCTTTAAATAGTACTGTAATTTCAGTGATAGTATTACTTCTCATGTCAGGAATAACTGTTTTTAAAGGAAAAATTCCCTTAGGAACTTACGTGAAATTAATGTCATTACCACTATCATTCTTGATAGTTGGAATAATCACTATAGCGATAAATATAGTTCATAGTGCTGATAACTTAATATTTGGATTTAATATATTAAACATTAAGCTAGGGTGTACTTCAGAGAGTTTTGAGACAGCTACGAGTCTGTTTTTTAAGTCTTTGGCATCAGTTTCATGCTTATACTTTCTAACACTGAGTACGCCATTGTTTGAGGTTTTATCTGTACTAAAAAAACTAAGAGTACCAAAATTATTTGTTGAATTAATGGGGCTTATATATAGATTTATTTTTGTATTGTTAGACACGGTAAATATGATATATACATCTCAAAATTCAAGGCTTGGGTATTCAACACTTAGACTTAGCTACAATTCATTAGCTAAATTAATCTCATCCTTATTTATAAGTTCCTATAAGCGATCACAGGACATTTACACAGCTATGGAATCAAGATGCTATGACGGTGATATAGACTTGCTTGAAGAAAACTATCCAAGTTTATTTAAAAATATCTTACTAATTGCTTTTACGGAAGCAGCCTTATTAATTATAGCTTTTAGTGAATATCTTATCAGGGGGAAGATATAA
- a CDS encoding energy-coupling factor ABC transporter permease, with the protein MKKKYQIALGIFIALLFIPRTAYAMHIMEGFLPAKWCIAWGVLAIPFVVVGFFTIREKVNENPRTKMLIAMVGAFAFVLSALKIPSVTGSCSHPTGVGLGAILFGPTIMSALGVIVLIFQALLLAHGGITTLGANTFSMAIAGPFVSYFLYKILKTLKVSQSISVFLSAMIGDLMTYVITAIQLSLAFPDQSGGVLASAAKFLGIFAVTQIPLAISEGILTVIIFNLLKNYNKQELIELKVISKEE; encoded by the coding sequence ATGAAAAAGAAATATCAAATTGCATTAGGTATTTTTATTGCGTTATTATTTATCCCTAGAACAGCATATGCAATGCATATAATGGAGGGATTCTTACCAGCAAAATGGTGTATTGCTTGGGGAGTTTTAGCAATTCCATTTGTAGTGGTTGGCTTTTTTACAATAAGAGAAAAAGTAAATGAAAATCCTAGAACTAAAATGCTTATAGCTATGGTAGGAGCTTTTGCCTTTGTATTGTCAGCGTTAAAAATACCTTCAGTTACTGGGAGTTGTTCACATCCTACAGGTGTGGGACTAGGCGCCATACTTTTTGGACCAACTATAATGAGTGCTTTAGGAGTAATTGTGTTAATATTTCAGGCTTTGCTTTTAGCGCATGGAGGAATTACAACCTTAGGTGCTAATACTTTTTCTATGGCTATAGCAGGACCTTTTGTTTCATATTTTTTGTACAAGATTTTGAAGACACTTAAAGTTTCACAAAGCATATCTGTATTTTTATCTGCAATGATTGGAGATTTAATGACATATGTTATAACAGCAATACAGCTTTCATTGGCTTTTCCGGATCAAAGTGGTGGAGTTTTAGCTTCTGCAGCTAAGTTTTTAGGAATCTTTGCGGTTACTCAAATTCCTCTTGCAATAAGTGAAGGGATATTAACAGTAATTATATTTAATTTGTTAAAGAACTATAATAAGCAGGAATTAATAGAACTTAAAGTAATATCGAAGGAGGAATAA
- a CDS encoding MBL fold metallo-hydrolase, whose translation MKIKWFGHSCFMITSKQGTKILMDPYINMLGYKLPEIEAEIVATSHEHKDHNNIDAVKGNFVHINGLGIFSEHGIDIRGVDTFHDKFSGDKKGRNTIYNFKVDDINVCHCGDLGHILDTKQVEEIGKVDVLLVPVGGGYTIDATDAVEVVKQLKPTVIIPMHYRTKALGPMGLAFAKVDKFIEASGIKAQTYKDLELNKENIENYKGIAVLNYK comes from the coding sequence ACTAAAATATTAATGGATCCTTATATAAATATGCTAGGATATAAGCTGCCAGAAATTGAAGCTGAAATAGTGGCTACTAGTCATGAACACAAGGATCATAATAATATAGATGCGGTTAAAGGAAATTTTGTTCACATAAATGGATTAGGCATATTTTCAGAACATGGAATAGATATAAGAGGTGTTGATACCTTTCATGATAAGTTCTCAGGGGATAAAAAGGGAAGAAATACTATATACAATTTTAAAGTTGATGATATAAATGTTTGCCATTGTGGTGATCTTGGACATATACTTGATACAAAACAAGTAGAAGAAATAGGAAAGGTAGATGTGCTCCTTGTACCTGTAGGAGGAGGATACACAATTGACGCTACAGATGCTGTAGAAGTAGTAAAGCAGTTGAAACCTACAGTTATTATACCTATGCACTACAGGACAAAAGCATTAGGCCCAATGGGATTAGCCTTTGCTAAAGTTGATAAGTTTATAGAAGCTTCAGGAATTAAGGCTCAAACATATAAAGATCTAGAATTGAATAAAGAAAATATTGAAAATTATAAGGGGATAGCTGTCCTTAATTATAAATAA
- a CDS encoding kinase to dihydroxyacetone kinase — MIEYKFDTQLLIEGENLSEDEINEYITQNIEGDCLLAVGDDELIKIHFHTNTPWKVLEYCASLGDIHDVVIENMERQANGLKG, encoded by the coding sequence ATGATTGAATACAAATTTGACACACAGTTATTAATCGAGGGAGAAAATCTTTCAGAGGATGAAATAAATGAATATATAACACAAAACATTGAAGGCGATTGCTTACTTGCAGTTGGAGATGATGAACTTATAAAAATACATTTTCATACGAATACTCCATGGAAGGTTCTTGAGTATTGTGCTTCTTTAGGTGATATTCATGATGTTGTTATAGAAAATATGGAACGACAAGCCAATGGGCTAAAAGGCTAA
- a CDS encoding energy-coupling factor ABC transporter substrate-binding protein, with product MAVKLKNKSLLIKNFILALLVIIIAVAPLVFIKNGEFSGSDDQAKKAITDINKEYKPWFSPIWQPPSGEIESLLFALQAAIGTGIVCYYFGYQKGKSRKAEK from the coding sequence ATAGCTGTGAAGTTGAAAAATAAGAGTCTTCTAATAAAAAATTTTATATTAGCTTTGCTAGTTATAATAATAGCTGTGGCTCCACTTGTATTTATTAAAAATGGTGAATTTTCTGGTTCTGATGATCAAGCAAAAAAGGCTATAACAGACATAAATAAGGAATATAAACCTTGGTTTTCACCTATATGGCAACCACCTAGTGGGGAAATAGAAAGCTTACTTTTTGCATTACAAGCTGCAATAGGGACAGGTATTGTATGTTATTATTTTGGATACCAAAAGGGAAAGTCTAGAAAGGCAGAGAAATAA